Genomic DNA from Lactuca sativa cultivar Salinas chromosome 8, Lsat_Salinas_v11, whole genome shotgun sequence:
ATAGTTGTAAGAAGAATAATGAAGAAGATAAGACTGAGTTAAGTAACGTGTTAACTTGGTACTCGGAGATTCGAAGGACGATGCACTTCGCTGCTCAGATTATCACGAATTGAGTAGTTCGActcgtttacaaagggggagattgtaagggtcGAAATATTGTAAATAGTTGAAATGTACGCTTTGTATTTCATATGTATTTACTAAGGCACTTGTTTAGTCGAAACTTAAtgtttagtccttagtattttttgtactttcagtATCCTATAAATAGGGTATGAACTTGAGTGTAGGTAAGAGAGTTTTCCCACTTATGTTATCTGTTTTGTACTCAAGTTCTTTGAAAGTAATAGAATCTGAAACCAGATCATATTTACATCGTGTGTTCTTTACTTGATCATTACTTGAATTCCTCTGATTTACATTTGATTACTCGTTACAATTCATCTACATCAAAATCATAACTCTTCTATACTACATCCATtctcgactatctttatatcaaAGGAATTGTATTTacaagatcttcaactttcatttagattgtttcagctaacaATCAGCCGATTTCTATTTCGATTTTTGTTTCGCACACTGTTGCCttgaaacttctaaaaatcctaacttcctcatatgaagtcaaatttgggcgttctctaTATGTACGATCTCGCTTTTATGATTACTATGAATTTCTTTAAGACTATTTATCCTATATAATCCTCTATTAAAATGTTTATTTAGGTAACTGATCGTTTTTACTGTAAGACGAAAATGGGGTGCTACATCATCCATCCTCAGCCTCTATCACTCTTCAAACTCAGAAACCTAAACCCTAGTCCCTCATTGAAGTTCTTGACTTATTTTGGTGTTTTTGTGGTCTTGTAAAGACAAAGAAGGAACTCTTGTGCATAGATCAAGCAAGCTACCCATCACTACTTCTTGTGTGCATCTTCTAGACCATTTGTGAGTTCTCAAGTTCTCGTCTTGGTGATGTCTTCCTGATAGATGTAGGTTATTTGGTATGTTTTGGTATATACTTAAGTTTAGTTGGTTGAaagagataaagtttgcaactttatggatctcctTGGTCCATTGGTCATTATATCTATGGATCTAGAAGTTGGTATAGTTTTGGTAGCAATGCATGGGTTCTAGGtcacttttatcatatttttgacCTAGTTTAGGGAAGGACATGCATGGTTCaagcatgtccataaagtttggatttttatggatctttaGGGTCCCAAGAAGCTTACTGGAAAGTTTAAACAAGGAGCTTTTTAGATAAAGGACATAACTCATTGAGTTGTCCAAATGTGGTAGCCACGGTGTGGCTAGATGGATGCCACGATGTGGAAAGGGGAAAATTTGTGACTGTTTTATCTGGATactaccacgacgtggtggttGTTTTTTATCATAACTGAGTTGGATGGCCACAAAATGGCCATGGGTTGACTACGACATGGTGGTCACTTAAGTTGAATTTAAACGTTGACCTTTTTTTACTTTGGTGACTTTTGGTCCGAAGGATAGTTTTAGAAGGTCGACTAAGTTTTACCTTGGATGTTTTGATAGGTATGGCACAACATCAGTTTCTCATCTCTGCGAGCGGTGTATTCGATATCATGTGCAAGGTGAttttttctcactatactatgtaagTTGCTAGATCGTCCTTGTGAGTTTTGCATGAAAGATTGTGGTTGGatcataacacttgtataaaagattgtggttggatcacaacacttgtatgaaagattgtggttggatcacaacacaTGTTTGTCTTTGtcacttgcatggaagaccatggttggatcatgataGGAAAGACTGCAGTTGGGCTGTACCAACAAAAGTTATTAAtagactatggttggatcataacattcacatgggttgaaatataccctaggTTTTGGCCCACTGATATGTATagaatgtggtattttggggaactcactaagctttgtgcttactgattttaaatgtttcaggtacatctagcTCCAAAGGGAAGGGACTGATATGATTGCATCGCATCCACTGGAATTTATGCACTTATGATTTTGTTAATATTCTGATGTTACTTTGAAACACATCTGACTCTTTGATTACCCCTGGAAagaaatgaatgaatgttttggttgatctaaaaacgaaaattttatttgatatttttgggacattacattaTTCATACAATTTGCATCATCCTTCCTATTCATTAATATATTTTTAGTTTACTCATCCATCGTCCACTTATTTTGTCCATCATTTGTTGACTAACAATTCCTATTGTACCAAAGGCTGGATCCCACTAAGGTTTGAAAAAATGGTAGTATTGGTTATGATAATAGTACACACCCCGAATTACATATTTCTAAGGTtgcatggagtggtactcggcgagGTTCGGCGAATCCAAGGTAGACTTGGCAAACACCGTGCCACCACCTCGGTAACCTCTATTCGGCTTTGGTACTCGTTGGATTTCTACCGAGTTTGGCAACCTCCTTTCAACCAATCAACAACTAACGACtctttttttaaaattatattttaaaaataactataaatataaCCCTCATTCCTTCACACAACACATCAAAGACTTCTTCCTCACTCTCTCTAAaaatttcatcttcatcttcttcatcgccGAGTTTTTTTTGTGTTGCTCGAATCGACCATAGAGGTCGTTCAAGAGGCTGAATAGAAGATAGAAGAGCAACGTCAACAAAATGTCGAAAATGTTCGACATAAAAAATAGGTTCATACACACGGCTTTTGAAGGATATTATTTTCGTCGGTGGTTGTGTATGCACAAACATTTGTTTCGGCGTATCGTCAATGAGATCGCGACAACGTGTTCATATTTCCAACAACATGCAGATGCTAGAGGTACAGTTGGTTTTACTCGCTTGAAAAAATACACTGTCACACTTCGTCAACTAACATATGCCACTTCCCCCGATGCACTAGATGAGAATCTTATGATGTTCGGACGTACCGCACAATAAAGCCATCAAAAAGTTTGTAAGTATGTCACGAGACATCAACACTTATATGTTCGGACATTCACATCTTTTCTACAGACAAAAAATTGAAATCGAATCTAGTTTCACCTTACTTGAGTGGAacaaaaaaattgtaatttttgtcCAACAACAGTCTAATACACATCAAACACAATGCGACATATTCTGTAGTATCTAAATATACAAAATAAAACAGATAAGACAGCATCGATAATGTTTTGGCATATTGTTGAACTACTTTGAAGCAAACAAAAATACTAAACTAGAGATGGGTCATGTATGTTTGGTTCATTAAACCTAGTCAAACTAACAATTCGGCAATGTTTTCGGCTTTAAAAGTGTCACATCTGATTTGCCCAAACACAAGAACAATACAATTACAGCTCATCAATAATACATGTATGTGGGGTACAAGACTGGAATGCGACATTAAACGATATACATATTTTCCAATTATTCAAAAACTGATATTTCCCCATTCCAACTGCAAGAAGCGATTACATTAGACAAAATGGGATGAAATGCAACATCTACACACGCTTGTTCATAAGCTTTGATTTTGTTGATGAGGTGGCATGACTTGGTGTTATATATGTAAATAAAACCATCCGAAGAAGCAGACGCAAGTTTTTTCCCATCTGTACTGAAATTGCATTTGATGGGAAAACCAGAAACAAAATGACTTTCATATCTTTTGTATTTATCGAGCCGAAATGGAGATTTGGAAGAAAATATTGCAATGTAATTTCCATTTGATTGTGCCACAAAATACGGGTCGTATGGATGATGTCGTATACATGGACACGTATACGCTTCCACATAGATCTGAAAATAATAAGCAAAAATAAATGTAAGAAAAAGACATGTATTTTGATTTTGATAGTTTGTTATATTATTACCTGATTGGATAGAGGAAGTTGTCGAGAAACATCCCAAACAATGATAGAATTCTCACTAACATTGCTTTTTGATTCATCACTAGAAGAAATAAACTGTTTTGTATCATTCATAAATTCCACATCAAGAATTGGGCCAAGACCTCGAGAAAATTGATTTACCACATTTCCAGTTCTAATATCCCATAAACGAATCACACCTTTTGATCCTCCGGACAAAAACAGGTTGGAGTTGTTAGGATGAAATTTAACAACCCCAATAACCTGATCCTCTTTAAACACCCGAGTTTCTATCCCTTTTTCAACATCTATCAATCTTGATGTGCAATCATATCCACAAGAAAGCAAAGAAAATCCTTTCTCACACCACTTGATGTCTTTCACAGCTGCACTATGAACGTTTAATACCCGTGCTTTCTTCTGTTCATTGCTCCAAACGTTCCATATGTTTATGGAAGAATCCATACCACACGATGCAAGAAGATGACCTGCAGTCTTCAACACACAAAATGTTCTCTTCTTCTTCTGATCATTAATTCCTAACGAAAAGATCGGGAGTAACAAACTTACAATGACTGTTTGACCATTGTAGAGCATTCACAGCTTTTGTATGGCCGATAAGAGCTGTGGACTTCCTCTCAGAATTCGCATTGCCTCCTCCTTTTGGATTCCTTAACGATGACAAAATGTCTTTTCTTATGGAAGAATCCAAGATGCTTCCTTGAACTGAAAATAAAACGCTTTTGTTGAATATTGAGATAATGAAATTTATTAGATTTATGAAAATGAACCAGGTGAACAGGCTGAGGAAGATGGGGGGTCTGGATTGGGAATTTGAGGAGGAGCTGAAGCCATGAGTGCACGTTCACGCTTTGAAATGTATCTTCCTGAAATTGAAGATTCCGTGGAAATATGTTTTCCATGATCAAAATTGATGGATGTATGTGGGAGTTCAGGTTTAGCTCGTTTGAAGGGAGGAGGTGGATGTTTTTcattttcttcatcttcatctgtaTTAGTGGAGTAAGCATTGAAGAGTAGATCCATAGAGCATCAAACTCAATTCTGTGAATAACATGAGAAACTGAATTAGAATGAGAGCAAGTGTGGTAATGATAATAAGTCCCATATTGCATAGTGTCATGGTCTACAAAACTCCATTGAATGCGAAAAAAAACATACATgataacaattaaaataaatgtaaCTGTTTTTCTTTTCAAATGAATTCATGTCCATTTAACTAAAACTTACAAAGGTGACTAAAACAGTATCTTTGTATCTTTGTGCATTCTTTGAATCGTACAAATCAATTACTATATCATAGTTAACATTGGCATTTTCAACAAAGTGTGATTAGATTATCGACAAAATCATTCATTtgtctaaaaaaatatttatttaatgattCCTATAAGTAATCCTCGATTTCTGTTTTCTATTTTGAGTGTCCTCGTAGAATCATGTTTAATTTCTTCAATAATTAATAAATGAATCGTATGAAATAATACTAGGCAAAGAAATACAAAATGTCAAACACACTAACCCTAATGTCTCTATATAAATGTCTATATAATATCAAAATCAGATAACAAAAATGTAATTGTCTTCATCCATTTGTAACATAATCTTAAAGCTGAAACAAGTACTATTAGTTCACTGTCAAAATTAGAAACGATTCTCCACTTCACCACTTGTTATATAAAGTCAAAAGTAAGTACACCTAGAAGTAGATTAAAACCAAATCATAAGTCGAAGAAAATAGGTGATGAATGATGAGTTTTAGATCGTAGAGAAGAGAGATATTGACATGGTCACAAAAAACCGGAGAGGATAGGAGAGGGTGTCCAGAAAatttcttgtgttcttgacagAAATCGAGACACAAGAGAGGAGAGTTTAGAGGAATCGATAGACGAGAGAGGAGAATTTAGAGATATTACAGTTCTTTCTTGTGTTCTTCACGGGAGAGGGTACTCCGTTATTGCGTATCCGAATAAGAGCCTCTTGACCGATATCGATGATTGAAAAAACCAGTCTACTCCTCGTCGTCTACATCCTGACATTTCggccccgtttgatagttgctgactgagaAAGTTCTGACTAGGAAAGGTCTGTTTGGGTAAGAAATCCTGACTGAGTAAGAAAtcttgttgtttgattgtacatctgactgaatgtgctgagtgatgaaaaatgaccattttaccctgctGTTATATATAGTGATGGATTAAATtgttgaataattataaaaacaagtACATCCAAACTTCCAACTGTCCACTAACCATATAAATATTAAATGGAAAATGACCCTCTAAATTTCCACATTTATACTCTTTCCCAGGATTATCAATTATCATCGACTAATCCATACTAGTCtatacaaatataaatatacaTTTTTAAGAATTACTGTTTTGGAAGAAAAActatttacttgataaaaaacAACAACATACCTAGGAAATTCCATTATAATGGGATAGGAAGGTAGTCGTGTAtccatataaaaaaaaaaaactactttgTCACAATTCACAAAGATGATCTCTTACATAAAATATTTACTTTATGTATCTCATAATTTGTAACTCATCATTAGTGTTTTAATTGCTTAAACTCACATAATCCAAATTAATGTCATCACATAAAATGATACAGCATATTTGTTTTGAATTTGAGTTTGAAAGTGTGAATCTTAACTAGTCAAATAGCCTATTGAAGAGATTTTGGGTGTTAGGTGAAATCATGTATGGAGAAAGAAGATTTGAAGGGCTTTGCATAAGAAAATTATTATTCTCCAATAATTATAGTTTCTGTTGCTGTGCAAAACAGGGCTTAAATTAGGAAAAGaacaattttttatttcaaaactAATTTTTGATTTCTGATTTCACAAAAAGGGCAACAACTCAAAACAAATCAAATCCTAAAACATTAACCTCAAAAAATATTAGGAAGAAAGGGAAAGCTTCCTGTTGTGACTTGCTTCTATGCAATTTGATACAGGGAAACAACTCaaaacaaatcaaaacaaatatgaCACACAAGAAAAGGGCAACAACTCAAATCAAatcaattttttatttcaaaaccaattattatTCTTCCTGTTGTTTCTATGGAATTTGATACAGGGAAAGCTACAACTTTGTGAACAACAATGGCAAACAAGAAATAAAAGTCTAGCTCTCAAGCATAACCGATTTCAAAAATTATTAAGAAGAAAGGGAAAGCTTCAATTTGATACAGGTAATTAAAATTTCAGATTTATTAGAGCAAATCGGATTCTGATTTTATACATTATACATCAGATTGCATAACATGATAGCATAAGCGATTCTGATTTCAAATAGTATTAACATAACAGGAGAAGATTAGCTTACCCGTTTTTGATGAATTACAGTGATCTTGAATGACAGGGAAAGCGAGAGAAATTGCTCGGAGATGGCGAGTTCTCTTTAGCCGGCGAGACGGCGGCTAGATGGCAGCGACGAGTGAGATGGCGGTTAGCTGTCGATGGAGGAGGCGGCGATTTTTGTGTCTGCGCTTTTTTTTTTAGGTTACGTTTGAAAGAATGGGTATCGGATAACGAGGGAAGAAAGATAACAGAGGGGTAGAAGCGTCCTTATTACCAGTCAGACCCAGTCAGACGGGTATCAAACACCCCCTTCGTCTTTCTAGGCGACAGATTGGGAAGAAGGAAACCAGACCCCATGAGTCGAAGTTAGCAAACTCCACAGCAGCCGATGGGAGATGTTGAACTCAATTTGGGCTAAAATAATACCTATAATATTAACATGGGCTAAATTTATGCCCCTTCCTCTTTGCTTCTATGGGCCTCCGTCGAACCCGCCCATGTATTGGGCCGGCTTAACAACAACACACAAAGCATCATCAATCAGGATATCCAATATTCGTTTTTaaaattcaatatagcaattcaTCTACTCTGTCTAATCAGAAACTAAATTTCCAACCATTACTCAACTTCCTCATTCATCAAATCAAAGAAATTAAATCAAATCCAAAAAACATAGAAGCAATGACTAAAATATGAGACTTACAGGTTAGGCTACAGACTTGTAGTTATAACAACAGTTTGAGCGTTTGCAACCAATATGGAAAGACTATTTCATTTTCGCCTCTGTATATAATCATTTGGATACTGAAGAAGAACATAACTTTTCCGGTTACTAGTCTTCCAAAATCCAAACCATACAAGGAAATTGTGTATTTGTATGTGTTTGCTAGTTTTTGTAAGGGTTACCGTCATGTCACTATTGTTCAATCAACTTACATGTTATGTTTTaaatagtcttttttttttttgctttctaAGGGAACGAAAGATACATATATCGACTAATTTGGACGCTTGACCTATGTTAATAGTTTACCGATACCATGATAGTTGACAcgtaggaaatgatgtgttaagTTGTAATTAAATGTCACCATCTGCATCCTAGTCATAAAACATTGGTGACTAAGTTTTATGATCCTTGCGCATATAAACGGGCTTATGTGGAGAGCTTTCAGAATCAattcaggtaacagataaagatAAAGATTTGAATCaagattaaatatgattatttaattgGTTCAAATAAGGTTTATCTGAAAGttaccacaactatataaagacttCTCTAGGTCTTCATAAATCCGATTCTACTCTCCCCAAGTTTTAGCTTTTCGGATTTCATAACCTTTCTCCTCTCTCTTAAAGTTTCTAGAGTTTTAGTCATTTGGGTGTGAATCATTAGAGGCATTCCTACTTTGGGTACTAGATCTTCGAAGAGCAACAAAGGAATTCAAAATCTCCAAGGATTCACAAGTATATACAATTATACTTGGAAGGTTAGTAAGCCAATCTCTCTTGTTAGTTTATATTCCTAGTTTTGAAAGTATGTTGTCATAATAGTAAAATCTAGATCTAaggtgcatgtacacttaagactACTACTGAATGCTTTTGTTGCTTAATTTTGTGTATAAATGCATAGAGAATACAATCCATTAGGTTTTAATTATAGACACTACTTGATAAAACTAAGAAAAATAATAGAAACCTGTTATTCGTAGGGTGCGACGCCCCTCTGGTCGTGAGGTGCTTTCGCAAATTTTCATGTTTTGATATTTGTACTACAATTTTGAATTTTAGGATTTATCTTtagttttaaatattattttaatcggTTAAAATTAGATAAATAAACTATGAGGATAAATATGCTTAAGAGATTTGAAATTATAGATAatgattttaaattaattaattaaaagttaattagagataatttggttaaatcattaatttttaaattgtttaaaaaaTAATCACCTTACATATAATTATAGAAGTttataaaagaatatttaaaaacccaaaagatttatatatgtaatatgATTACTATATGTAAAAGAATAATACAACATATTTCCTCACATGTTTAATTAAAGATAGTTAGCTGAATCAAGAGTAGACATCGTTCATGTAGTCAGACTATAAAAGAGGTATAAGAAAATGATATATAAAATGAACTTTGAATGAGTGTCATTTTCACACCGCTTCTTTGTGTGGTGGATTGTCCTTAGCCAGAATAGTTTGATAGGACGATGTCTTATTAAAAGCATAACATATAAAAGTACTAAAAATAAAATTCTcgttcttagttattttaggaaaatatgaatagtTTCTAATCCATGAGTAACACACATTATTTCTTATTGTAAATTTATGGAGCGTTTGTAGTTAACCAGCGCATAAATTTGAGAAGTAAGAAGAATATCGTGTGGCAATTGTGGTTGTGgtttgttagtggagcatgtgccGTTAAACGACACATCAATTAGAGAACCATGACATAATCAAAGGGCCACATGTTTTTGCATGGTTGGTTCACCGTCTTATTTGCAAGGTTGCAGAAAACGTTAGACGTTAGTTAGTCGGTGGACTGGAGTCTAGGGATTAATCTGCTAGACAGGATTAATCAGGgattattaattattaagaaaattattcaaaaagttataaatctaactttaatcgtaagaatataaataaataaacataaaagtttaataataagtTTAACAAGCACAACAATTTATCATCCAATTAATAAGAAAAAgttattcaaattttaatatatcttaagaaaagaaGTAAATTTGGGTATTTGTATATTTGAAAACatagaaattttgaaaattttggagaaaaactttaaaatttaatttttaaaattttatatatatatatatatatatatatatatatatatatatatatatatatatatatatatatattagttgaaCATTGAAATACTATgaacttttgaaattttgaaaattttggtttaatatttaaaaatttggCCGATTAGGCTGCCTAGCACCGATTAGAACTGTCTGGCTCTGACTTTGACCCCCTTTGACGAAAACCGATTAAGCCGATAGATTAGCCTTAATCCTATTCGGTTGAAGACCGCCTACCGATTAATCGGCTGCTTAgaccgatttttacaacactCTTATTTGTAAGACCTTAGTATCCCAGGCTCAAATTTGAGATTAACATGTCattgaagagtttcaatgaatctcaaaagatctagaaatttcatagtgattgaaattggtaaagtgCATTACCAACCTAAGATAAATTTGTGATGTGATTATGATATCCCTCCGCATAAATCGAATTGAAAATATGGAGCATAGCCTTAAAATAAATTGGGTAATTATCTAAGGATTAAATAAAGTAAGTTAAATTTGTCTCACTTTTTAGATGTCGTGTGTCGATGGTCTTCCTCTACCACCTTCTCCACCCATAAAATCCAATTTTTCCCTAATTTCTATTCTCCAAAGAGAGAAGCTCCGTGGTGGGGCTAATTATCTTGATTGGATGAGAAACCTAAGGATCACATTGAGGTATGACAATCGTGAATACGTGATCAATAAGCGTATTTTATAAATCGATTATAACTCAACTAATGAAGAAAAAGTTGTTTACGCCAAACACGTGGATGACTTGAATAAGGTGTCTTGCATTTTGTTTTCCGCCATGTCCTCGAACCTTCAAAAGGCTTTTGAGAACACTTAGGTGTATGAAATGAGTTTGCAATTGGCTGAAATGTTTCAACAAAAGGAATGGCAGGAACGGTTTGAGATTTTTATAGCCCTAACGTCATGTAAACTCAAAGAAGGTGGTTCGGTTTGTAATCATGCATGTTCAACAAATGAAGAGCTGCATAGACCGACTTGAGAACCTCGATGTTATCTTTGATAAGAACCTATTTTTGGACCTAGTCCTTGGTTTTCTCCCTATTCATATGATAATTTCATCATGAGTTATCAATTAAATAGTGTGGACAAGACATTGATGGAGCTCTGTTACCTCCTCCAGACAATTGAAGCTAGTGTAAGGAAAACTCATGGTACAcctcatgtaacatcccaaaaatacaaagtaattttttttagttttaaatcaACCAAAATCATCAATCGTTcatctcaaattctcaaagtaTGTCAAGATAGAAAATAgttgtcagagtacaatcccaaaatcgtaAAATGCTGGACACATGTGGATGCGTTGCAATCAAGTCGGGCCATTCCCTTTTGAAGCAAAAGtacctaaaaacatt
This window encodes:
- the LOC111877831 gene encoding uncharacterized protein LOC111877831, translated to MDLLFNAYSTNTDEDEENEKHPPPPFKRAKPELPHTSINFDHGKHISTESSISGRYISKRERALMASAPPQIPNPDPPSSSACSPVQGSILDSSIRKDILSSLRNPKGGGNANSERKSTALIGHTKAVNALQWSNSHCHLLASCGMDSSINIWNVWSNEQKKARVLNVHSAAVKDIKWCEKGFSLLSCGYDCTSRLIDVEKGIETRVFKEDQVIGVVKFHPNNSNLFLSGGSKGVIRLWDIRTGNVVNQFSRGLGPILDVEFMNDTKQFISSSDESKSNVSENSIIVWDVSRQLPLSNQIYVEAYTCPCIRHHPYDPYFVAQSNGNYIAIFSSKSPFRLDKYKRYESHFVSGFPIKCNFSTDGKKLASASSDGFIYIYNTKSCHLINKIKAYEQACVDVAFHPILSNVIASCSWNGEISVFE